The following proteins come from a genomic window of Nicotiana tomentosiformis chromosome 12, ASM39032v3, whole genome shotgun sequence:
- the LOC138902609 gene encoding uncharacterized protein, whose translation MKELKKYLSSPPLLSKQKEGETLLVYLTVSEIAVSAVLVREDEEYEALIAGLELARGLDSEVIEIKCDLQLVVNQVYRIFETKEERMQQYVVKVQALLERFREWSINHIPREDNTKADALENLGSSTKIQGSESGTIVQLMNSSLDTDGYYEVNSTSLVWDWRNEIIDYLEHGKLPEDPKSSRALRAKAACYSFKKGQLYRKSFQGPLARCLGASEANYVMREVHEGI comes from the exons AtgaaggagttgaagaaatatttgtcaagcccTCCGTTGCTCTCAAAACAAAAAGAAGGTGAAACGTTGCTAGTCTACCTCACGGTTtcagaaatcgcggtaagtgcagttttagtccgagaggatgaag agtacgaagctttgattgcaggactcgaattGGCCCGAGGACTTGACTCCGAAGTCATCGAAATTAAATGTGATTTgcagttggtggtaaatcaggtctacagaATTTTTGAGACTAAAGaggaacgtatgcaacaatacgtggtaaaggttcaggCTCTATTGGAAcgattccgggagtggtcaataaatcatatcccgagggaagataaCACAAAAGCAGATGCATTGGAAAATTTGGGCTCATCAACAAAAATCCAAGGATCGGAATCAGGGACgatagtacaactgatgaactcatcCTTGGAcacagatggttactatgaggtgaattcgactagtttggtctgggactggagaaacgaaaTAATCGATTACCTCGAGCACGGAAAGTTGCCTGAAGACCCCAAATCATCAAGAGCGTTGCGCGCCAAAGCTGCATgttatagcttcaagaaaggccAATTGTACAGAAAATCCTTTCAGGGCCCGTTGGCCCGgtgcttaggagcatcagaagctaactatgtcatgagagaagtccacgaagggatatga
- the LOC138902611 gene encoding uncharacterized protein, with the protein MADNTINGTRNPEIQGEQPHFEDTISDTRNEENDATLTHDGRYPRQVRERTPDDADEEHVAGAVRVLQEQQAIILGHLMRKDQVMTELKQALLGASNNANKRDPIPPEVPANQTTRRVDNNTPRGEVGSGGAGGSRSGLNNDNDSFTEELLQFMKEVNARMYQVPGAPPVLKGPDLKKYVQLPYKPSAAPELILKRFKMPEVPKYDGTSDSQEHITTYTTTVKGNDLAPHEIESVLLKKFGETLTRGALTWYSLLPEHSIDSFEMLADSFIKAHAGARKVLARKADIFKITQGESELLQEYVTRFQKERMLLPAVPDEWQLKHSPKV; encoded by the coding sequence atggcagataacactattAACGGCACACGCAACCCTGAAATTCAAGGGGAgcagcctcatttcgaggataCAATCAGTGACACTCGCAATGAGGAGAACGACGCCACACTGACGCATGACGGGCGataccctcgacaggttcgggagaggactcctgatgatgctgatgaggagcatgtagcGGGTGCAgtgagggtcctgcaagagcaacaagcaatcattctaggccatctcatgcggaaggatcaggttatgacggaactAAAGCAGGCGCTATTAGGTGCTTCAAATAACGCGAACAAgcgagatccaattcctcccgaggttcccgcaaaccaaacgacgcgaagagtcgacaacaacactcccaggggcgaagttggctccgGCGGGGCCGGAGGGAGCAGATCCGGCCTCAACAATGATAACGACTCGTTCACGGAGGAGCTTTTACagttcatgaaggaagtaaacgcccgcatgtATCAAGTCCCGGGTgcgccaccagtattgaaaggcccggatttgaagaagtatgttcaattaccgtacaagccgAGTGCGGCCCCAGAATTAATcctgaagcggttcaaaatgcccgaGGTGCCGaagtatgacggaacttcagaTTCACAAGAGCACATTACCACttacacaacaacagtgaaaggaaatgatttggctcctcacgaaattgagtctgtgttgctgaagaaatttggtgagactctcacgaggggagctttAACATGGTATTCACTATTGCCCGAGCATTctatagattcctttgagatgctcgcggattctttcatcaaggctcatgccggtgccagaaaggtgctggcccgaaaggccgacatattcaagaTCACGCAGGGAGAGTCAGAGTTATTACAAGAGTACGTCACCcggttccagaaggaaaggatgttactACCGGCGGTCCCGGATGAatggcagctgaagcattcaccaaaggtttaA
- the LOC138902610 gene encoding uncharacterized protein has product MKDDIDTDRRTSRGRFLPYKRIGGRDRNFRTTNRFTVDRRTDRDRNNRSLQDREISESRDSSYPRLSEYNFNVSVVELVSAMRNIKEARFPRPMKSDPSQRDPNLWCEYHGTNGHQTGDYRHLREEVATLLKNGHLREFLSDRAKNNYGRNRGDVETSKAGEEHPHQTINMIFGGNEINGVTFSAAKKTKVSITHSKRLREDNITFTDKDADGLLLPHNDTLRVLEQAKLTGSIIPTTKLLAGFNLASMITRGEILLLTNTEGVMKTTLFEVVDGDMGYNIILGRPWLHEMKVVPSTYHQLLKFPTLEGIKQIRGDQPAAREMNAISVSSSKGKERAA; this is encoded by the exons atgaaagatgatattGACACGGATAGACGGACATCGAGAGGCCGATTTTTACCCTACAAGCGGATAGGAGGTCGCGACAGGAACTTTCGGACAACAAACAGGTTCACCGTTGATAGAAGGACCGATCGTGACCGGAACAACAGATCGTTGCAGGATAGAGAAATCTCAGAGTCACGAGATTCTTCTTACCcaaggttatcagaatataacttcaatgtcagtgTCGTAGAGTTGGTGTCGGCcatgaggaatatcaaagaggCACGATTCCCAAGACCTATGAAATCTGATCCTAGCCAaagggatcccaatttatggtgtgaGTACCATGGCACTAACGGCCACCAGACTGGAGACTAccgacacctccgggaagaagtggcaacgctgttaaagaatggtcacctcagagaattcttgagcgatcgAGCTAAAAATAACTATGGTCGGAACAGGGGCGATGTGGAaacctcgaaagcaggagaagaacatCCACaccaaacgatcaacatgatcttcggagggaatgaaattaacggggtcaccttttcggcagcaaAGAAGACAAAAGTGTCGATAACTCATAGTAAGAGGCTCCGGGAAGACAATATCACATTCACGGACAAAGATGCAGATGGATTACTACTGCCACACAATGAtacactg agagtactagagcaagctaaactcactggAAGCATTATCCCGACAACGAAACTCctcgccggattcaacctcgcaagcatGATAACCCGGGGAGAAATTTTGCTGCTCACGAACACTGAGGGAGTAATGAAGACAACActcttcgaagtagtagatggagacatggggtataacatcatctTGGGAAGACCATGGCTGCATGAGATGAAAGTCGTgccttcaacatatcaccaattgttaaAATTTCCAACACTCGAGGGTATCAAAcagataaggggtgatcaaccggcagcaagggagatgaatgcaatttcggtttccagtagcaaaggaaaggaacgtgcggcatag